The Candidatus Coatesbacteria bacterium sequence CGAGTTGCGCTCCTACCCCCGGGAGGTGAACCGATGAACCGCACCGCCACCATCACCGTCCTGGTGCTGCTGCTGGCCCTCGGCGTCGCGGCCGAGCGCTGGCCCATGGGCGACGGCGACAACGTTTACCCCCTGGGCAACAACTACGGCGAATTCCAGCAATACGGCACCGACGCCTACTACCATGACGGCATCGACGTGCTGGGCTACTCCGGCGAGCCCAACTACTCCGTCTTCGACGGCTACCTGGTCCTCAAGCAGGAGTACGAGCCCCTCTACTCGGGCATCATGATCGGTGAGACCAACGGCCCCAGCGACGGCTGGGTCCACTGGCACCTGACCTATTCGACCATCCCCTTCAACGTCGGCGATCCCGTCTACACCGACGACCACATCGGCAATCTGGCCGATTGGCCCGTCGACGAGTTTCACCACGACCACTTCACCCGGATGTACTACACCGGCTCCTGGTACGAGGCCACCGGCAACCCCCTGGAGTGGATGGTCCCCAACACCGACCCCGACGCCCCCGTCTTCCGCAACGCCCGGGGCGGCGACCTCTTCGCCTTCCGCACCAACGAACTCGCCAGCCCGACCTACCACGCTCCCGACGCCCTCGAGGGCGAGGTCGACATCGTCGCCCTGATCGGCGACCTGACCAACCATCCGACATGGGAGCTGGCCCCCTACGAGATCAGCTGGTGGGTCGACGGCAGCGGCGGCAGCGTCCCCGAGACGACCTTCGTCACCTTCACCGGCGACATACCCCCGGATAACACCGTCGAGATCATCCACTCCACCGACGGCGTCTGCTTCACCCGCGGCAACTACGACTACCGCAACTTCTATTACATCATCACCAACACCGACGGCGACGGCGTCCCCGATTACATCGAACACATGGAGGCCTGGGACACCACCCTGCTGCCCGACGGAGATTACACCGTCTACGTCAAAGCCGTCGATCAGTACGGCAACGAAACGACGGAGTCGATGGCCGTGACCATCGACAACGTCCAGACCGACATCGTCCTGGCGTCCTTCGAGGCTCAACCCGACGACGAGGGCCTGCTGCTGCACTGGCAAACCACCGGAGAGGATCCGGCGGGCTACCGCCTGCTGCGCAGCCGGGACGGCGAAGCCTGGAACGTGCTTCACGAGCGACCCCTGCAAAGCTCCGGCTACCTGGACCGCGACGCCCCCACCGACGTCGAGCTGAACTACCGTCTGGAGGCCCTGGGCGCCGACGGCCGACCCATCCTGCTGGGCGAGCTGACCGCCCGACGCCAACCCGCCGACGGACCAACGCTGGATCTGGCCGAACCCTGGCCCAACCCCGCCAGGGGTCCGGTCAACGTGCTCTTCGAACTGCCGGCGCAAACCGAGGTCGTGCTGGCCGTCTACGACACCGCCGGACGCCGGGTGGCCACCCTGACCGACGGCGCCCTGCCCGCCGGACGGCACACCGCCGTCTGGAACGCGCACGCCGCCCCCGGGCTCTACCTGCTGCGCCTGGAGAGCACCGCCGACACCCTGACCCGCCGCATCGTCGTCGAGCGCTGACCAGCGATTTCACCAACCACACCAAAAGGAGAGGGCCGGCCCTCTCCTTTTCACATCCACCACTCGCCCGTCTACGGCACCGG is a genomic window containing:
- a CDS encoding T9SS type A sorting domain-containing protein yields the protein MEAWDTTLLPDGDYTVYVKAVDQYGNETTESMAVTIDNVQTDIVLASFEAQPDDEGLLLHWQTTGEDPAGYRLLRSRDGEAWNVLHERPLQSSGYLDRDAPTDVELNYRLEALGADGRPILLGELTARRQPADGPTLDLAEPWPNPARGPVNVLFELPAQTEVVLAVYDTAGRRVATLTDGALPAGRHTAVWNAHAAPGLYLLRLESTADTLTRRIVVER